One uncultured Alphaproteobacteria bacterium genomic region harbors:
- a CDS encoding conserved membrane hypothetical protein (Evidence 4 : Homologs of previously reported genes of unknown function) codes for MDYASYILHVFEPEILAVIALGTLGGIVIGALPGLTATMGVALLIPMTFGMEPVEGLSMLIGIYVGGIYGGCVSSILIKTPGTPASAATVLDGYPMAQKGEAGRALGMATIASAVGGLVSAVALATLAPQLADIALRFGPAEYFALALFGLTIIASLSGDLLKGALAGMLGVLISCVGADPITGASRYTFGITGFAAGFAFTPALIGLFAVSEVFVQLENIFEDRVKTMKVSGIWPTWADLRESANALVRGSLIGTVIGIVPGVGSGTASWISYNEARRVSKTPEKFGTGYAPGIAATESANNAVCGGALVPLLALGLPGDVVTAVLMGGLMIQGLAPGPLLFQEHPEVVVGLFTSNFVANIFMFIFGMAGIAYFSKILLVPKKILTIAIALFCFIGSYAINLNVVDLYTMLGFGVLGYAMQKFGFSQAALCIALILGPMAEANLRLGLLNVGNDVVKFCSGPITLVFLVLTPLSLAWPIWQERRAKHKAARAAAASEGASS; via the coding sequence ATGGATTACGCGTCGTACATCCTGCACGTCTTCGAGCCGGAGATCCTCGCGGTGATCGCGCTCGGCACGCTCGGCGGCATCGTCATCGGCGCGCTGCCCGGCCTCACCGCCACCATGGGCGTGGCGCTGCTGATCCCGATGACCTTCGGCATGGAGCCGGTCGAGGGTCTGTCGATGCTGATCGGCATCTACGTCGGCGGCATCTACGGCGGCTGCGTCTCGTCGATTTTGATCAAGACCCCGGGCACGCCCGCGTCCGCCGCCACCGTGCTCGACGGCTATCCGATGGCGCAGAAGGGCGAGGCGGGCAGGGCGCTCGGCATGGCGACGATCGCCTCGGCTGTCGGCGGTCTGGTCTCGGCGGTGGCGCTCGCCACCCTCGCGCCGCAACTCGCCGACATCGCCCTACGCTTCGGCCCGGCGGAATACTTCGCGCTCGCGCTGTTCGGCCTCACCATCATCGCCAGCCTGTCGGGCGATCTGCTGAAGGGCGCGCTCGCCGGCATGCTCGGCGTGCTGATCTCCTGCGTCGGCGCCGATCCGATCACCGGGGCGTCGCGCTATACCTTCGGCATCACCGGGTTCGCCGCCGGGTTCGCCTTCACGCCGGCGCTGATCGGCCTGTTCGCGGTGTCCGAGGTGTTCGTGCAGCTCGAAAACATCTTCGAGGACCGGGTCAAGACCATGAAGGTCTCGGGGATCTGGCCGACCTGGGCGGACCTGCGCGAAAGCGCCAACGCCCTGGTGCGCGGCTCGCTGATCGGCACGGTCATCGGCATCGTCCCCGGCGTCGGCTCCGGCACCGCGTCGTGGATCAGCTACAACGAGGCGCGCCGCGTGTCGAAGACGCCGGAGAAGTTCGGCACCGGCTACGCCCCGGGCATCGCCGCCACCGAAAGCGCCAACAACGCCGTATGCGGCGGCGCGCTGGTGCCGCTGCTCGCCCTCGGCCTGCCGGGCGACGTCGTCACCGCGGTGCTGATGGGCGGCCTGATGATCCAGGGCCTCGCGCCCGGGCCGCTGCTGTTCCAGGAGCATCCGGAGGTGGTGGTGGGGCTGTTCACCAGCAACTTCGTCGCCAACATCTTCATGTTCATCTTCGGCATGGCCGGGATCGCGTACTTCTCCAAGATCCTCCTGGTGCCGAAGAAGATCCTCACCATCGCGATCGCGCTGTTCTGCTTCATCGGCTCCTACGCGATCAATCTCAACGTCGTCGACCTCTACACCATGCTCGGGTTCGGCGTGCTCGGCTACGCGATGCAGAAGTTCGGCTTCTCGCAGGCGGCGCTGTGCATCGCGCTGATCCTCGGGCCGATGGCGGAGGCCAACCTGCGCCTCGGGCTCCTCAACGTCGGCAACGACGTGGTGAAGTTCTGCTCGGGGCCGATCACGCTCGTCTTCCTGGTACTCACGCCGCTGTCGCTGGCCTGGCCGATCTGGCAGGAGCGTCGCGCCAAACACAAGGCCGCGCGCGCCGCGGCCGCTTCCGAGGGAGCTTCGTCATGA
- a CDS encoding D-isomer specific 2-hydroxyacid dehydrogenase, NAD binding subunit, with protein sequence MTVVVTTSPGFAKTGRPAEEIAGRGWEFVRCADTSLPDGGVSAVLDRVEILVVGLFAATAAQIAAAPKLKAVIKNGVGVDNIDIAAATARGIPVINAPGTNANAVAELALGGMLGLARRIPQGHMSVVGGGWSRHVGTELSGKTLGVVGLGNIGRNLAAKAVALGMKVVATELYPDAAFVAQHRIELLPLADLLRRADYVSLHVFGGQGNAHLIGAPELALMKPTAFLLNYARGEVVDLDALAAALKAERLGGAAIDAYESEPPDRSHPIFADPRVVFTPHSGADTRESAERCGLSVIADADLVLAGRRSPHCLNPEVYSAETA encoded by the coding sequence ATGACCGTCGTCGTCACCACCTCGCCCGGGTTCGCCAAAACCGGCCGCCCGGCCGAGGAGATCGCCGGGCGCGGCTGGGAGTTCGTCCGCTGTGCCGACACCAGCCTCCCGGACGGCGGCGTCTCCGCCGTCCTCGACCGCGTCGAGATTCTGGTCGTCGGTCTGTTCGCCGCCACCGCCGCGCAGATCGCCGCGGCGCCGAAGCTCAAGGCGGTGATCAAGAACGGCGTCGGCGTCGACAACATCGACATCGCCGCCGCCACCGCCCGCGGCATTCCGGTGATCAACGCGCCCGGCACCAACGCCAACGCGGTGGCGGAGCTCGCGCTCGGCGGCATGCTCGGCCTCGCGCGGCGGATACCGCAGGGGCACATGTCGGTGGTCGGCGGCGGCTGGAGCCGCCACGTCGGCACCGAGCTTTCGGGCAAGACCCTCGGCGTCGTCGGTCTCGGCAACATCGGCCGCAACCTCGCCGCCAAGGCGGTGGCGCTGGGGATGAAGGTGGTCGCCACCGAACTCTACCCCGACGCCGCGTTCGTCGCGCAGCACCGCATCGAGCTGCTGCCGCTCGCCGACCTGCTGCGGCGCGCGGACTACGTGTCGCTGCACGTCTTCGGCGGGCAGGGCAACGCGCACCTGATCGGCGCGCCGGAACTGGCGCTGATGAAGCCGACCGCGTTCCTCCTCAACTACGCTCGCGGCGAGGTGGTCGATCTCGACGCGCTCGCCGCCGCGCTCAAGGCCGAGCGCCTGGGCGGCGCGGCGATCGACGCCTACGAGTCCGAACCGCCGGACCGCAGCCATCCGATCTTCGCCGACCCGCGCGTCGTCTTCACCCCCCACTCGGGGGCGGATACGCGGGAATCTGCGGAGCGCTGCGGCCTGTCGGTGATCGCCGACGCCGATCTGGTTCTGGCGGGCCGGCGCTCGCCGCACTGCCTCAACCCCGAGGTCTACTCAGCCGAGACCGCCTGA
- a CDS encoding TRAP-T family transporter, small (4 TMs) inner membrane subunit, whose product MSRNSDFWLSLVLLGFSALVAGWTLDVPSAGTGGTLGPSFLPWLMIAGIALFALLLLWRSQRRAELAAAPPGLHVVVKLVGFLLLMLVYAMVYEPVGYLISSLVFFVVALLVLRERRWSQLLLVPPVVVGGVYLVFTQVMKVYLP is encoded by the coding sequence ATGAGCCGCAACAGTGATTTCTGGCTGTCGTTGGTGCTGCTGGGCTTCTCCGCCCTGGTCGCGGGATGGACGCTCGACGTCCCCTCCGCCGGGACCGGCGGAACCCTCGGCCCGAGTTTTCTCCCCTGGCTGATGATCGCGGGCATTGCGCTGTTCGCGCTGCTGCTGCTGTGGCGGTCGCAACGCCGGGCGGAGCTGGCCGCCGCGCCTCCGGGCCTGCACGTGGTCGTCAAGCTCGTCGGTTTTCTGCTGCTGATGCTGGTCTACGCCATGGTCTACGAGCCGGTCGGCTACCTCATCAGTTCCCTGGTGTTCTTCGTCGTCGCGTTGCTGGTGCTGCGCGAGCGCCGCTGGTCGCAGTTGCTGCTGGTGCCGCCTGTGGTGGTCGGCGGCGTTTACCTGGTGTTCACCCAGGTGATGAAGGTCTACCTGCCCTAA
- a CDS encoding Dihydrodipicolinate synthase, whose translation MTDRLPFVALVTCFNDDESLNFAATRRQVRRQVAAGNAILCLGTNGDFSALTFEEKVRLAAEVVEEAAGKVKVFANVGTPSTYETVLLARAVEKAGVDGLAVITPYFIGCTQEGLYSHFCRVADAVTTPTYLYDIPARTQNHIEPETCARLAEHPNILGIKDSGGGKESLDAYLAIANARSDFDVFSGPDSLVYYALEHGAKGSISGLGNVMPEVLNAIVKGFEKGDLAAAAKAQERFTALRVDLYALGYPPAMVKRALYLSDSSVGASRQPALLPTPEIDAKIRANLEKHMIAA comes from the coding sequence ATGACCGATCGTCTGCCGTTCGTCGCGCTCGTCACCTGTTTCAACGACGACGAAAGCCTGAACTTCGCCGCCACTCGCCGCCAGGTGCGCCGCCAGGTCGCCGCCGGCAACGCGATCCTCTGCCTCGGCACCAACGGCGATTTCAGCGCGCTGACCTTCGAGGAGAAGGTGCGGCTCGCCGCCGAGGTGGTCGAGGAAGCGGCAGGCAAGGTCAAGGTGTTCGCCAACGTCGGCACCCCCTCCACCTACGAGACCGTGCTGCTCGCCCGCGCGGTGGAGAAGGCGGGGGTCGACGGCCTCGCGGTGATCACGCCGTACTTCATCGGCTGCACCCAGGAGGGGCTCTATTCCCACTTCTGCCGCGTCGCCGACGCGGTGACGACGCCGACCTATCTCTACGACATCCCGGCGCGCACCCAGAACCACATCGAGCCCGAGACCTGCGCCCGCCTCGCCGAGCACCCCAACATCCTCGGCATCAAGGATTCGGGCGGCGGCAAGGAGAGCCTCGACGCCTATCTCGCGATCGCCAACGCGCGGAGCGACTTCGACGTCTTCTCCGGCCCGGATTCGCTCGTCTACTACGCCCTCGAACACGGCGCCAAGGGCAGCATCTCCGGCCTCGGCAACGTCATGCCCGAGGTGCTGAACGCGATCGTCAAGGGCTTCGAGAAGGGCGATCTCGCGGCGGCGGCGAAGGCGCAGGAGCGGTTCACCGCGCTGCGCGTCGACCTCTACGCCCTCGGCTATCCGCCGGCGATGGTCAAGCGCGCGCTCTACCTCTCGGATTCCTCGGTCGGCGCGAGCCGTCAGCCGGCGCTGCTGCCGACGCCCGAGATCGACGCGAAGATCCGCGCGAACCTCGAAAAGCACATGATCGCCGCCTGA